The proteins below are encoded in one region of Helianthus annuus cultivar XRQ/B chromosome 2, HanXRQr2.0-SUNRISE, whole genome shotgun sequence:
- the LOC110922956 gene encoding protein ODORANT1: MGRQPCCDKLGVKKGPWTAEEDNKLINFILTNGQCCWRAVPKLAGLRRCGKSCRLRWTNYLRPDLKRGLLSESEEQLVIDLHARLGNRWSKIAARLPGRTDNEIKNHWNTHIKKKLIKRGIDPVTHEPLQKDHQDTETNNHSPPVVESTNVTGSSEETSSSSPHENCSTLSGEPEISFESLCEDEKLLSYLLGDDEPPLVDTMSWELPNINAQNINSDIGAFASWDDCVRWLLDGQDFGVHDFGFDCFDEIEMSALDTLETNNKQYSSPDQQP; encoded by the exons ATGGGAAGACAGCCATGTTGTGACAAATTAGGGGTGAAGAAAGGGCCTTGGACAGCAGAGGAAGATAATAAACTTATCAACTTTATCCTAACCAACGGCCAGTGTTGTTGGCGTGCGGTCCCTAAGCTCGCTGGACTGCGCCGTTGTGGGAAGAGTTGTCGTCTCCGATGGACCAACTATCTTCGACCAGACTTGAAGCGTGGTCTACTCAGCGAGTCCGAAGAACAACTTGTTATTGATCTCCATGCTCGTCTTGGCAATAG GTGGTCCAAAATCGCAGCAAGATTGCCAGGACGAACAGATAACGAAATAAAAAATCACTGGAACACTCACATCAAgaaaaaactaataaaaagagGAATTGATCCCGTCACTCATGAACCACTTCAAAAGGATCATCAGGATACGGAGACAAACAACCATTCACCACCAGTGGTGGAAAGCACCAATGTCACAGGAAGCTCTGAAGAGACCTCAAGTTCTTCACCACATGAAAACTGTTCAACTTTGAGTGGTGAACCTGAAATATCGTTTGAAAGCCTTTGTGAAGATGAAAAGTTGCTAAGCTACCTCTTAGGTGATGATGAGCCTCCACTAGTTGATACAATGAGTTGGGAGTTACCAAACATTAATGCACAAAACATCAATAGCGATATTGGGGCCTTCGCCTCGTGGGATGATTGCGTTAGGTGGCTATTGGATGGTCAAGATTTTGGAGTTCATGATTTTGGGTTTGATTGTTTCGACGAAATTGAGATGAGTGCCTTGGACACCCTAGAGACGAACAACAAACAATACTCTAGTCCCGATCAACAACCATAA